One window of the Hemiscyllium ocellatum isolate sHemOce1 chromosome 11, sHemOce1.pat.X.cur, whole genome shotgun sequence genome contains the following:
- the vma21 gene encoding vacuolar ATPase assembly integral membrane protein vma21: MERLDKVALNTAPVADFRGNDGSLLAVLKTLLFFTFLMITLPIGLYFGTKSYVFEGTLGMSNRDSYFYAAIVAVVAVHIVLALFVYVAWNEGSRQWRDGKQD; this comes from the exons ATGGAGCGCTTGGACAAGGTGGCGTTGAACACGGCTCCGGTGGCCGACTTCAGGGG AAATGATGGCTCCTTGTTAGCGGTACTGAAGACTCTTCTGTTTTTCACATTCTTAATGATCACTTTACCAATTGGATTATATTTTGGGACAAAGTCTTATGTGTTTGAAG GTACACTTGGAATGTCAAACAGAGACAGCTACTTCTATGCTGCCATTGTTGCTGTGGTGGCTGTTCATATTGTGCTAGCCTTGTTTGTTTATGTGGCCTGGAATGAAGGCTCAAGGCAATGGCGTGATGGCAAGCAGGATTAA